In Cololabis saira isolate AMF1-May2022 chromosome 1, fColSai1.1, whole genome shotgun sequence, the following proteins share a genomic window:
- the LOC133464078 gene encoding persephin yields the protein MRSLLKLVAILFCVQTGEGRWLRALIGQKQETASTQTQTSPGEEERSMYSSVEDGQTEASGVGPSSDPIMQIPARARRSALDSHCELRSILLQVRDLGLGYDSDETILFKYCSGTCPHARSNHDLTLHNLLLSGVLPHASSGELWHNVPCCRPTHHEDMAFLDNSHRWHKVEKLSAAGCSCVG from the exons ATGAGGTCCCTGTTGAAGCTTGTTGCGATTCTCTTCTGTGTCCAGACGGGAGAGGGCCGCTGGCTGAGAGCTTTGATCG GTCAGAAACAGGAAACGGCAtcgacacagacacagacgtcTCCCGGTGAGGAAGAAAGAAGCATGTATTCGTCTGTAGAGGACGGCCAGACGGAAGCCTCGGGAGTCGGCCCATCCTCTGACCCCATCATGCAAATACCGGCCCGGGCACGTCGCTCGGCTCTCGACTCCCATTGTGAACTGCGGTCCATCCTACTGCAGGTTCGGGACCTGGGGTTAGGCTACGACTCAGACGAGACCATCTTATTTAAGTACTGTAGCGGAACGTGCCCCCACGCTCGCTCCAACCATGACCTGACCCTGCACAACCTGCTGCTCAGCGGAGTGCTCCCCCACGCATCGTCTGGGGAGCTGTGGCACAACGTGCCCTGCTGCAGGCCCACCCACCACGAGGACATGGCCTTCCTTGACAACTCACACCGCTGGCACAAGGTGGAGAAGCTCTCAGCCGCTGGCTGCAGCTGTGTGGGCTGA
- the wdr83 gene encoding WD repeat domain-containing protein 83, with translation MAFPLPKPQVPQLPQHLLTSIDCQQGAVRAVRFNVDGNYLLSCGSDKSLKLWSVSRGTLLKTYSGHGYEVLDADGSYDNSQICSCSSDKTVILWDVATGQVTRKLRGHAGKVNCVQFNEEATVCLSGSIDGTVRCWDTRSRRFEPIQILDEATDSVSSIKVVQHEVLTGSVDGRVRRYDLRMGQLHVDFISSPITCVCFSQDGQCTLSSSLDSTVRLLDKSTGEMLGEYTGHKMKGYKLDCCLSGKDTHVLSCSEDGHVYCWDLVEGSLSLKLPVGKAVVQSLSFHPSETSLLTAMEGRVQVWGTEPKETEDEVSAT, from the exons ATGGCGTTTCCTCTCCCCAAACCTCAGGTTCCACAGCTCCCTCAGCATCTCCTCACCTCCATCGACTGTCAGCAAGGAGCTGTCAGGGCTGTTCGCTTCAATG TTGATGGGAACTACTTACTGTCTTGTGGCAGTGACAAATCTTTAAAGTTGTGGAGTGTGAGCCGAGGGACTTTGCTGAAAACCTACAGTGGCCATGGATATGAGGTTTTGGACGCTGATGG TTCTTATGACAACAGCCAGATTTGTTCCTGCAGCTCTGACAAGACCGTGATTCTGTGGGATGTTGCTACAGGCCAGGTCACACGCAAACTCAGAGGGCACGCTGGG AAAGTTAATTGTGTTCAGTTTAATGAGGAGGCAACAGTATGCTTGTCTG GGTCCATAGATGGGACAGTGCGGTGCTGGGACACAAGATCCAGAAGATTTGAGCCTATTCAGATTTTAGACGAAGCAACTGACAGCGTTAGCAGCATCAAGGTGGTGCAGCATGAGGTGCTTACTGG GTCTGTGGACGGCAGGGTGAGGCGCTACGACCTTAGAATGGGACAGCTGCATGTAGACTTCATCAGca GTCCCATCACCTGTGTGTGCTTCAGTCAGGACGGCCAGTGCACCCTGAGCTCCAGTTTGGATTCAACAGTCAGACTTCTGGACAAGAGCACCGGGGAAATGCTGGGAGA GTATACAGGACATAAGATGAAAGGCTACAAGCTGGACTGCTGCCTGTCCGGCAAGGATACGCACGTCTTGAGTTGCTCCGAAGATGGACATGTTTACTGCTGGGACCTGGTGGAG GGGTCTTTGTCCTTGAAACTGCCAGTAGGGAAAGCAGTTGTCCAGTCTTTGTCCTTTCACCCATCGGAGACCTCCCTCCTCACAGCGATGGAGGGCCGTGTTCAGGTGTGGGGGACAGAGCCAAAGGAAACAGAGGATGAAGTGTCGGCCACATAG
- the wdr83os gene encoding protein Asterix translates to MSSNNMADPRRQNKILRYKPPSTEANPTLEDPTPDYMNLLGMIFSMCGLMLKLKWCAWIAVYCSFISFANSRSSEDTKQMMSSFMLSISAVVMSYLQNPQPMSPPW, encoded by the exons ATGTCCTCCAACAACATGGCAGATCCGAGGAGACAGAATAAGATTTTAAG GTACAAGCCCCCAAGTACAGAGGCTAACCCTACCCTGGAGGACCCTACGCCGGACTACATGAACCTGCTGGGCATGATTTTCAGCATGTGTGGACTGATGCTCAAG ctGAAGTGGTGTGCCTGGATCGCAGTCTACTGTTCTTTCATAAGCTTTGCGAACTCCAGAAGCTCAGAGGACACGAAACAGATGATGAGCAGCTTCAT GTTGTCCATCTCAGCAGTTGTGATGTCTTACCTCCAGAACCCACAGCCAATGTCACCGCCATGGTAA
- the LOC133452394 gene encoding transcription factor IIIA-like: METTTKPVKRFVCSFPGCPAAYNKQWKLDSHVCKHTGVRPHRCEQQGCGKSFCTASHLQRHRLTHSGEKPFACTVDGCSESFTTNANRARHVLRLHEQKKYACKVEGCGLEFRKNKQLKSHMCDMHTQLPTHCCTYQGCQMRFTCPSKLKRHEKVHQGYPCQEEGCTFTGSRWTDLQKHKKEQHRVLWRCEHCSKVFRDSWFLKQHQHVHADTRVVFRCPRDDCDRSFTTLFGLQSHITSFHEELHPFACTRPGCGKTFAMRQSLRRHSVVHDPERKKLERSKPKRSLASRLSGYKETKTVINKKHREPEAHRGSSLPGPVSLVSLLQDTSLLCSAAESAHGLSNALAAPLTT, translated from the exons ATGGAAACCACTACAAAACCAGTCAAGCGTTTCGTCTGCTCGTTCCCTGGCTGCCCGGCGGCCTATAATAAGCAGTGGAAACTGGACTCTCACGTATGTAAACACACGGGGGTCAGACCGCACCGGTGCGAGCAGCAGGGCTGCGGCAAGTCCTTCTGCACCGCGTCTCACCTGCAGAGACACCGGCTCACGCACAGCGGGGAGAAGCCCTTCGCCTGCACCGTGGACGGCTGCTCGGAGTCCTTCACCACCAACGCCAACCGGGCTCGACACGTCCTTCGGCTTCACGAGCAGAAGAAATACGCCTGCAAAGTCGAGGGCTGCGGCCTCGAGTTCAGGAAGAACAAGCAGCTCAAGTCCCACATGTGTGACATGCACACTCAGCTGCCCACGCACTGCTGCACGTACCAGGGCTGTCAGATGAGATTCACCTGCCCCAGTAAACTCAAGAGACACGAGAAGGTGCACCAAGGGTACCCTTGCCAAGAGGAGGGCTGCACCTTCACGGGGAGCAGGTGGACGGATCTGCAGAAGCACAAAAAGGAGCAGCACAGGGTCCTTTGGAGGTGTGAGCACTGCAGCAAGGTGTTCAGGGATTCCTGGTTCCTAAAGCAGCATCAGCACGTCCACGCCGACACCAGAGTGGTCTTCag GTGCCCCAGGGACGACTGTGACCGGTCCTTCACCACCCTTTTTGGACTGCAGAGCCACATAACATCCTTCCATGAAGAATTGCACCCTTTTGCCTGCACCCGGCCCGGCTGTGGGAAGACCTTTGCCATGAGACAGAGCCTCCGGCGTCACAGTGTCGTCCATGACCCAGAGAGAAAGAAGCTGGAGAGAAGTAAACCTAAAAGATCTCTTGCTTCCAGATTAAGTGgttacaaagaaacaaagactgTGATCAACAAGAAGCACCGGGAACCCGAAGCACACAGAGGATCCTCTCTGCCTGGACCTGTGTCGTTGGTTTCTCTCCTGCAGGATACGTCCCTGCTGTGCAGCGCTGCTGAGAGTGCTCATGGACTGAGTAATGCTCTCGCTGCACCTTTAACGACATAG
- the yju2b gene encoding probable splicing factor YJU2B, producing the protein MGERKGTNKYYPPDFDPAKHGSLNGYHKTHALRERARKLSQGILIIRFEMPYNIWCDGCQNHIGMGVRYNAEKKKVGNYYTTPIYRFRMKCHLCVNYIEMQTDPATCDYVIVSGASRKEERWDMAENEQILTTERAEKEKLETDAMFKLDHGGKDKEKLKKALPTLSEIQDHQSGWKDDFQLNYALRRKFRMEKKVMAEEEEKDDAVRMRTNLSIPLLPEKEEDRKLAALLTYQAPDSYDDKQHSKRKEIASRSWFTSTSGPAGRASGSLLQKLGLQGKEAAVAKALGSSRSPLICKRTSGSGIKTEQCATITRRKSHPEVSECEQERLRVMRTEHTSCVVSSQGGKKVAERNGSDLNELNVVTKGEIHKRGMNSVDVGKEEEQDKCSGGVISLVADYSDSDSDPGQ; encoded by the exons ATG GGTGAAAGAAAAGGAACAAATAAATACTACCCTCCAGATTTTGACCCGGCCAAG CATGGATCCCTCAATGGCTACCACAAAACTCATGCTTTGCGGGAGAGGGCCAGGAAGCTGTCCCAGGGCATTCTCATTATCAG GTTTGAAATGCCCTACAACATCTGGTGTGATGGCTGTCAGAATCATATTGGCATGG GGGTTCGTTACAATGCTGAGAAAAAGAAAGTGGGGAACTACTACACCACGCCAATCTATAG GTTTAGGATGAAGTGCCACCTGTGTGTCAACTACATTGAGATGCAGACAGATCCAGCCACTTGTGACTATGTTATAGTTAGTGGCGCAAGCAGGAAAGAGGAACGCTGGGATATGGCTGAAAATGAACAGATCCTCACCACAG AAAGGGCAGAGAAGGAGAAGCTTGAAACGGATGCCATGTTCAAACTTGACCATGGGGGAAAAGACAAGGAAAAGCTTAAAAAGGCTTTGCCCACTCTGTCAGAGATTCAGGACCACCAGTCGGGTTGGAAGGATGACTTTCAGCTCAATTACGCCCTCCGCAGGAAGTTCAGA ATGGAGAAGAAAGTTAtggctgaggaggaggagaaagacgATGCTGTAAGGATGAGGACCAATCTATCTATACCACTGCTTCCAGAGAAGGAAGAGGACAGGAAACTGGCTGCACTACTCACCTACCAGGCACCTGACT CCTATGACGATAAACAGCACAGCAAGAGGAAAGAGATTGCCTCCCGTTCGTGGTTTACGTCCACCTCAGGACCAGCAGGAAGGGCTTCAGGCAGCCTTCTGCAGAAGCTCGGCCTACAGGGCAAAGAAGCAGCTGTGGCCAAGGCCCTGGGTTCCTCTCGTAGCCCTTTAATCTGCAAACGCACATCTGGATCTGGAATTAAAACGGAACAATGTGCCACCATCACTCGCAGAAAGTCGCACCCTGAGGTCAGCGAATGTGAACAAGAGAGACTGAGAGTGATGAGGACAGAGCACACTTCCTGTGTGGTGTCGTcacagggaggaaagaaagtaGCAGAGAGAAATGGCAGTGATTTGAATGAACTGAACGTTGTAACCAAAGGGGAAATCCACAAAAGAGGCATGAATTCTGTGGACGTTgggaaggaagaggaacagGACAAATGTTCTGGAGGAGTCATATCTTTGGTAGCAGACTAcagtgattcagattcagatcctGGACAGTGA